A region of Lycium barbarum isolate Lr01 chromosome 3, ASM1917538v2, whole genome shotgun sequence DNA encodes the following proteins:
- the LOC132631419 gene encoding uncharacterized protein LOC132631419, translating into MFRHSDFGHFRKISEHFNRFNGMLVHCMVLHHVVEKKKREMCRTREERVLKKQAAFCAKVRQNKKISAEKLLVVVRGPKLTKEEKLKCCLVWFVHTILLAKDMSKGVDHDLIKMADDLELFKSYPWGKESFELTLDYLKNKIDIPKHHQVHVEKRPTSYSLYGFPWVWAYEDFPALGRNAGKSEEVSFSIPRILRWHTKKME; encoded by the exons ATGTTCAGGCATTCCGATTTTGGTCACTTTAGAAAAATATCAGAACACTTCAATAGATTCAATGGAATGTTGGTGCATTGTATGGTTCTTCATCATGTGGTTGAAAAGAAGAAGCGTGAGATGTG CCGAACTAGAGAGGAAAGGGTACTTAAGAAACAGGCAGCATTCTGCGCAAAAGTTCGTCAAAATAAAAAGATTTCTGCAGAAAAGCTATTGGTGGTGGTAAGAGGGCCTAAGCTGACCAAAGAGGAAAAGCTGAAATGTTGTCTTGTATGGTTTGTGCACACAATATTGCTTGCCAAAGATATGTCAAAGGGTGTGGACCATGACCTGATAAAAATGGCCGACGATTTGGAGTTGTTCAAGAGCTATCCTTGGGGAAAGGAATCATTTGAACTCACTCTGGACTACTTGAAGAACAAGATAGACATTCCCAAGCACCACCAAGTGCACGTGGAGAAAAGGCCTACATCATATTCTCTCTATGGCTTCCCCTGG GTCTGGGCATATGAAGATTTTCCTGCACTTGGAAGGAATGCTGGGAAATCAGAGGAGGTTTCTTTCTCTATTCCTAGGATTCTTAGGTGGCACACCAAGAAAATGGAGTGA
- the LOC132632782 gene encoding E3 ubiquitin-protein ligase SIS3-like: MAIRGVDFKWYDGFFLLMLATSIIIVAFNWKRYHLCIYPLHIWIVVDYTAVFVFRLLMFVDNGLAAGMGLDFGWQQRYGRFCGRIAVLSVLALLLYPFLWVWTIIGTFWFSSARNCLPEEGQKWGFLIWLLFSYCGLLCIACISTGKWLARRQAHLLRAQQGIPISEFGVLADMIRVPDWAFEAAGQEMRGMGQDATSYHPGVYLSQAQREAVEALIQELPMFRMKAVPTDCSECPICLEEFHVGNEVRGLPCAHNFHVACIDEWLRLNVKCPRCRCSVFPNLDLSALSNIRVDPERSSTNVVTAARYVRSQPSSQSYLLRLQGFLRTVRTEDAGRSSEVNAAAETRVEDGALTSAPDSHGNVERVEVVVEHSPG, from the exons ATGGCGATTAGAGGAGTTGATTTTAAATG GTATGATGGGTTCTTCTTGTTAATGCTAGCTACGAGCAT AATCATTGTGGCTTTCAACTGGAAGCGCTACCATCTTTGTATATACCCATTGCATATCTGGATCGTG GTTGACTATACAGCGGTGTTTGTGTTTCGGTTGTTGATGTTTGTAGATAATGGACTTGCTGCTGGAATGGGATT GGATTTTGGTTGGCAGCAGAGATATGGTCGTTTTTGTGGAAGAATAGCTGTTCTTTCAGTTCTTGCCTTGCTTCTCTATCCCTTTCTTTGGGTTTGGACCATCATCGGGACTTTCTGGTTCTCTAGTGCAAGAAATTGT CTTCCAGAAGAAGGCCAAAAGTGGGGGTTCCTAATTTGGTTGCTGTTCAGCTACTGTGGACTCCTGTGTATAGCTTGCATATCGACAGGGAAG TGGTTAGCTAGAAGGCAGGCCCATTTATTACGCGCTCAACAAGGAATTCCTATTTCAGAATTTGGG GTGTTAGCTGACATGATCAGAGTGCCAGATTGGGCATTTGAAGCAGCTGGTCAGGAGATGAGAGGGATGGGCCAAGATGCTACTTCATACCATCCAGGAGTTTATTTGAGCCAAGCTCAG AGAGAAGCAGTGGAGGCACTCATTCAAGAACTTCCAATGTTCAGGATGAAGGCCGTTCCAACTGACTGCAGTGAGTGTCCTATCTGTTTGGAAGAATTTCATGTGGGAAATGAG GTTCGTGGTCTCCCTTGTGCTCACAACTTCCATGTTGCATGCATTGATGAATGGCTTCGCCTAAACGTGAAATGCCCTAGATGTCGCTGTTCCGTGTTCCCAAATCTCGATCTCAGTGCTTTGTCAAATATCCGTGTTGATCCTGAAAGGTCATCAACCAACGTTGTGACAGCAGCCCGATATGTGAGATCCCAACCTTCTAGCCAGAGCTATCTGCTGAGATTGCAAGGTTTTCTTCGTACTGTGCGCACAGAGGATGCTGGCCGAAGCAGCGAGGTAAATGCAGCTGCTGAAACAAGAGTTGAGGACGGAGCCCTAACATCAGCACCTGACAGTCACGGAAATGTAGAACGTGTGGAAGTAGTGGTGGAACATTCTCCAGGATAG